A genome region from Salinigranum halophilum includes the following:
- a CDS encoding CaiB/BaiF CoA transferase family protein, with translation MSDSTTAVRPLDGVTVIEAGSMISGPTVGRILADFGATVIKIEHPAFGDHLRNFGPQKNGAGLWWKYLGRNKQSVTLDLGSERGQVVFEDLVSEADVLVENFRPGTFEKWNLGYDRLQELNPGLVMLRVSGFGQDGPYANRPGFGTLAEAMSGFAYLNGFPDRPPLLPPTGLADSIAALFSTFAVAFALYHRDVNGGSGQVIDTSLIEPIFSLLGPQPLSYDLLGEIEERSGNQSNSSAPRNVYRTKDDRWVAISASAQPLAMRTLEAIERPDLRDDPRFADNAARVANRDELDAIIQEWMDRHTREEVMARFEACDATLGPVYNVEDILADEHYRAREAVVSVDDPDVGEVRVQNTFPRFSETPGGIDFLGPALGAHNDRVYGDILGYDAETLVELDAEGVI, from the coding sequence ATGTCAGATTCAACTACTGCCGTGCGGCCACTCGACGGCGTCACCGTCATCGAGGCCGGCTCGATGATCTCCGGACCGACCGTCGGTCGGATCCTCGCCGACTTCGGCGCGACCGTCATCAAGATCGAACATCCGGCGTTCGGCGACCACCTCCGTAACTTCGGCCCACAGAAGAACGGGGCCGGCCTCTGGTGGAAGTATCTGGGCCGGAACAAGCAGTCAGTCACCCTCGACCTCGGGAGCGAGCGGGGCCAGGTGGTCTTCGAGGACCTCGTGAGCGAGGCGGACGTCCTCGTCGAGAACTTCCGCCCCGGGACGTTCGAGAAGTGGAACCTCGGGTACGACCGCCTACAGGAGCTGAACCCGGGCCTGGTGATGCTCAGGGTCTCGGGGTTCGGCCAGGACGGTCCGTACGCGAACCGCCCGGGGTTCGGCACCCTGGCGGAAGCGATGAGCGGCTTCGCGTATCTGAACGGGTTTCCCGACCGACCACCGCTGTTGCCGCCGACGGGGCTGGCCGACAGCATCGCCGCGCTCTTCTCGACGTTCGCCGTCGCGTTCGCGCTCTATCACCGCGACGTCAACGGCGGGTCGGGCCAGGTCATCGACACCAGCCTCATCGAGCCCATCTTCAGCCTGCTCGGGCCACAGCCGCTCAGCTACGACCTCCTCGGCGAGATCGAAGAGCGGTCGGGCAACCAGTCGAACTCCTCGGCACCGCGGAACGTCTACCGCACGAAAGACGACCGCTGGGTCGCCATCTCCGCGAGCGCACAGCCGCTCGCCATGCGGACGCTCGAGGCCATCGAGCGGCCCGACCTCAGAGACGACCCGCGTTTCGCGGACAACGCCGCGCGCGTGGCGAACCGCGACGAACTCGACGCCATCATCCAAGAGTGGATGGACCGACACACGCGCGAGGAGGTCATGGCCCGCTTCGAGGCGTGTGATGCGACTCTCGGCCCCGTCTACAACGTCGAGGACATCCTCGCCGACGAGCACTATCGGGCGCGCGAGGCGGTGGTCTCTGTCGACGACCCCGACGTGGGCGAGGTTCGCGTCCAGAACACCTTTCCTCGTTTCAGCGAGACGCCCGGCGGCATCGACTTTCTCGGTCCCGCCCTCGGCGCGCACAACGACCGGGTGTACGGCGACATCCTGGGGTACGACGCGGAGACGCTCGTCGAACTCGACGCGGAGGGTGTGATATGA
- a CDS encoding hydroxymethylglutaryl-CoA lyase: MTFSLSLPDEAHLVEMLPRDGFQRLDEFVPTAEKVELIDALSTTGVDEIEFTSFTHPKAVPTLRDADEVARRIDRNPEVTYRALVPNRIGTERAVAAEVDKVNALVTVSESYSAKNQSMTVAETLDEIEATVDLAHDHGIAVEAGMGTSFYCPYEGRIPMEATLTVVDRVVEAGVDEVTLATTMGLANPREVYELFTAVFERHPDLDVGLHLHDTNGMSLANTLVAMQCGVDRFDSSVCGLGGGVVLPGGLRGVGNTPTEDLVRMLDGMDVDVSADVARVEAVAREVSDRLGLGATSHVLMGGTVERVLETVSSAATGSREGNMGDMGGEQ, translated from the coding sequence ATGACCTTCTCGCTTTCGCTCCCCGACGAAGCCCACCTGGTCGAGATGCTCCCGCGAGACGGCTTTCAGCGACTGGACGAGTTCGTCCCGACGGCCGAGAAGGTCGAACTCATCGACGCGCTGTCGACCACCGGCGTCGACGAGATCGAGTTCACCTCCTTCACGCACCCGAAGGCGGTCCCCACGCTGCGAGACGCCGACGAGGTCGCGAGACGGATCGACCGCAACCCCGAGGTGACCTATCGCGCGCTCGTCCCCAATCGAATCGGCACCGAACGTGCCGTCGCGGCCGAGGTCGACAAGGTGAACGCGCTCGTGACGGTCTCAGAGAGCTATAGCGCGAAGAACCAGTCGATGACGGTCGCAGAGACACTGGACGAGATCGAGGCGACGGTCGACCTCGCACACGACCACGGCATCGCGGTCGAAGCCGGGATGGGGACGAGCTTCTACTGCCCCTACGAGGGGCGCATCCCGATGGAGGCGACGCTGACCGTCGTCGACCGGGTCGTCGAGGCGGGCGTCGACGAGGTGACGCTGGCGACGACGATGGGGCTCGCGAACCCGCGTGAGGTGTACGAGCTGTTCACCGCGGTGTTCGAGCGGCACCCCGACCTGGACGTCGGGCTCCACCTGCACGACACGAACGGGATGAGCCTCGCGAACACGCTCGTCGCGATGCAGTGTGGCGTCGACCGCTTCGACTCCTCGGTGTGCGGACTCGGCGGCGGCGTCGTCCTCCCGGGCGGGCTGCGAGGCGTCGGCAACACCCCGACGGAGGACCTGGTCCGGATGCTCGACGGGATGGACGTCGACGTCTCGGCGGACGTCGCGCGAGTGGAGGCGGTCGCCCGCGAGGTGTCCGACCGACTCGGCCTCGGCGCGACGAGCCACGTTCTCATGGGCGGGACCGTCGAGCGGGTGCTGGAGACGGTCTCGTCGGCCGCCACCGGCTCTCGCGAGGGTAACATGGGTGATATGGGAGGCGAGCAGTGA